The Actinomyces viscosus genome segment AAGGGCGTGGGCGTGGTCGGCTACTCCTACAACGTCGGCATCCGCGCCGTCAGCCACCTCCAGCAGATCCTCCAGGGCATGGGCGCCACCGTCGTGGCCTCCAACGTGTTCCTCTCCCTCAACACCGACTTCGCCGACGGCTCCTTCTCACCGGCCTCCTTCCACGACCCCGAGGTCCCGGCCATGGTGCGCGACGTCGTCGCCCACTCCGACGCCCTGGCCTCCCTGCGCTGACGGCCACCCGCTCGCCGGCCCGTCCGCAGCATCACCCCTCATCAAGGAGAACTCATGACCCGTCTCGCCGTTGTCCTCAGCTCCGTGCGCCCCAACCGAGCCGGAGGCGCCGTCGCCCAGTGGGTGGTCGACCAGGCCTCCGCCGTCGAGGGCGTTGAGGTCGACCTCGTCGACCTGGCCGAGCTCAACCTGCCCGTCTTCGCCGAGGCCGCCCCGCCGGCCATGGCCGCCCCCACGGACCCCGCCGGCGCCGCCTTCAACGAGCGGATCAAGGCCGCCGACGCCATCATCTTCGTCACCCCGGAGTACAACTGGTCCATCCCCGGTGCGCTGAAGAACGCCATCGACTTCCTCGAGCCCGTCGCCCTGGCCCACAAGGGAGTCGGCATCGTCTCCTACTCCTCGACCGGCGGCGTCCGACCGGCTGAGGCCCTGCGCGTCATCCTGGCCAACTTCCAGGCCTCCGTGGCGCGCCGGCAGATCGGCCTCAACATGAAGACGGACTTCGAGAACTTCTCCACCTTCGTTCCCACGCCCGCGCGTGACACGGAGGTGCCGGCCCTGGTCGCTGACGTCGTCGCCTCGTCCCAGGCCCTGGCCTCCCTGCGCTGAGGCT includes the following:
- a CDS encoding NADPH-dependent FMN reductase; its protein translation is MTRLAVVLSSVRPNRAGGAVAQWVVDQASAVEGVEVDLVDLAELNLPVFAEAAPPAMAAPTDPAGAAFNERIKAADAIIFVTPEYNWSIPGALKNAIDFLEPVALAHKGVGIVSYSSTGGVRPAEALRVILANFQASVARRQIGLNMKTDFENFSTFVPTPARDTEVPALVADVVASSQALASLR